taaattgggggccctaggcgagggcctaactcgcctagggcctGAGCCGGCCCTGAACGTAACCTAAAGGTTTCATGACTTCCGATATTCTGCAGCTTGTGGTCCTCTCTGTGAACTTTCAACATTTGGAACTGATGGGAAAACTGTTCTGATTTCTCTACatttttttgaactttcaacATTGGAATAGCAAATGTTGAACTTTCAACATTCtgatttttctacattttttcttcttctaacgACTCAAAACTGTTCGAGTCTTTCCAAGCTCTCAGAGAAAATGAGATGTCAGACTGTTTCATAGTTTATTCtgtgtcctttttctttttcacattcAAAAAGAGGCAGAGAAACTTGACATCAACTTTAGTAGACTCATTCTGCTACTTCCGTTGAAATTGCATGCAAGAAAATCTATCAAGGTATTTAACTAAATGATTCATTTCCGTTATATTAGGTTATTCAATGAGTATGGCCATCCTGAGGATTAGTTTTACTcgacaagaaaaaagaagaaagttttaCTCGACAAACCCTTTGACATGTGGAATATAAAATGGTTGGTACATAACGTTAGAAATCTGTGTCTGCTTTTTGGATGTTGTCTTTGTTTATTTTGAGGTACACCCTGCTGCAATGCATTCTGATTACCGTgcctattttattttctgaattGTTGGTCACTCTTGTTAGAGGTACACTTCAAATTTGATTTAATGCAAGAAACTCTCTATATCTCATGGTGACATTGTTAGACAGATATCTCTCACAAGCTatgaaagtgaaaaattttgtagAACTCACAgatttaatagtgaatttgcCTATCTCTTGTACAGAGTTGGATATCATACGAAAATCatacattttttctttgaattttcacGTCCACTCAAGTTTTGCCGACTATGAATAGTATCTGCAATTAACTTTGAGCTAAGTTAGAATGGGAGANNNNNNNNNNNNNNNNNNNNNNNNNNNNNNNNNNNNNNNNNNNNNNNNNNNNNNNNNNNNNNNNNNNNNNNNNNNNNNNNNNNNNNNNNNNNNNNNNNNNAATAATTCTCAATAATACTCTTTTCCAATAatctttctctttgttaatttgttcttggacatttttatcaattgttttattttttaacaatcttaTTTCTAaatcaatccaatcattcatgttagtaatatgttcattggttgtttcatgactttttagcttagcactaagatttttccaGTCATTAGTCCCTTCATTAACTAGTTGCATTCTATTAGGTTTTGAATTGAACaacttgcaacaaaaacaaaatactctatcTACATCTTTTCAATAGACTAgccattttctattatgttgctccccatttgataattttcgtatataatatgtattagaaaaatgcctagagttctcatctttagAAAAATCTATAGTATTGTATCTTATTGGACCATTTTCTACTAACAAATCCCTTATTTTCTatcatctttaggaaaatcttaagtttttatatttaagattttctaatatctttttccattattttcttggtaaatcttttcattttgtccTCTAAATGCCAAATTATTCTTACCAAGATTCTTTACTACAGCAATAATTCTCAATAATACTCTTTTCCAATAatctttctctttgttaatttgttcttggacatttttatcaattgttttattttttaacaatcttaTTTCTAaatcaatccaatcattcatgttagtaatatgttcattggttgtttcatgactttttagcttagcactaagatttttccaGTCATTAGTCCCTTCATTAACTAGTTGCATTCTATTAGGTTTTGAATTGAACaacttgcaacaaaaacaaaatactctatcTACATCTTTTCAATAGACTAgccattttctattatgttgctccccatttgataattttcgtatataatatgtattagaAAAATGCCTAGAGTTCTCATCTTCAGGAAAATCTATAGTATTGTATCTTATTGGACCATTTTCTACTAACAAATCCCTTatttttgcatcaatatttttctattggccagggtcataaatatttgtagcaataaatttagatacatcaataatattttcattatcttctaattctttttgatgagtttcttgttcatttaagagtttttcacctaaattatcctcaatattttgtttattgctaataacaaatttatttaggctcctctttgagattcaatcaatttgtctacttttctttttctttttttttttttaagtttttcatatccagatgcatattttctagtagacatgtttaattaaaaatactaacaaattaaacaaacacgatttatcaaaaaaaaaaatgactataataaaataaatgacaaaaatagaacaataaaacatGATTTGGCAAATGAATTATGAAACAGTTCTTGGAGATAAGACAAGAGACTTAGTCACTCAgagtcggagaggaagagaaaatgatgagataggcagagaagaaaaactcagaaaagagcaagcaaagagGAGAAGTAAAATGGCAAATATAGAgattgatatttaaaatgcccataGTTGAcaacagtttatatttttggcttttggctttccctagatggctaaataataaatagaaaataaatggtaatattttacttctaacgtttatattttctcatcaaaaacaaaaaatttatagaaagaGGCCAAGAGGATAAATGAATGAGGTAGGCGTACTGTAGTGTTAGGGTATTGTAGCGTCAGGCGTGTACTGTAGCGTTAGGAGCTCTAGGGAATTGGCGTAATGATGTATaaggctttaatgctttgtccttttttaattatttttaaaagttatagtGGGCTTATTAATTagggtcttattaaattgaggccttcaatttttttttgttccaaaataatttttttttttttgtttttaactcaaaatttttttttttacgccttaataaattgggggccctaggcgagggcctaactcgcctagggcctGAGCCGGCCCTGAACGTAACCTAAAGGTTTCATGACTTCCGATATTCTGCAGCTTGTGGTCCTCTCTGTGAACTTTCAACATTTGGAACTGATGGGAAAACTGTTCTGATTTCTCTACatttttttgaactttcaacATTGGAATAGCAAATGTTGAACTTTCAACATTCtgatttttctacattttttcttcttctaacgACTCAAAACTGTTCGAGTCTTTCCAAGCTCTCAGAGAAAATGAGATGTCAGACTGTTTCATAGTTTATTCtgtgtcctttttctttttcacattcAAAAAGAGGCAGAGAAACTTGACATCAACTTTAGTAGACTCATTCTGCTACTTCCGTTGAAATTGCATGCAAGAAAATCTATCAAGGTATTTAACTAAATGATTCATTTCCGTTATATTAGGTTATTCAATGAGTATGGCCATCCTGAGGATTAGTTTTACTcgacaagaaaaaagaagaaagttttaCTCGACAAACCCTTTGACATGTGGAATATAAAATGGTTGGTACATAACGTTAGAAATCTGTGTCTGCTTTTTGGATGTTGTCTTTGTTTATTTTGAGGTACACCCTGCTGCAATGCATTCTGATTACCGTgcctattttattttctgaattGTTGGTCACTCTTGTTAGAGGTACACTTCAAATTTGATTTAATGCAAGAAACTCTCTATATCTCATGGTGACATTGTTAGACAGATATCTCTCACAAGCTatgaaagtgaaaaattttgtagAACTCACAgatttaatagtgaatttgcCTATCTCTTGTACAGAGTTGGATATCATACGAAAATCatacattttttctttgaattttcacGTCCACTCAAGTTTTGCCGACTATGAATAGTATCTGCAATTAACTTTGAGCTAAGTTAGAATGGGAGAGAAATTAtctggaggaaaaaaaaaaaaaaaagcagccaCATGCTTGCTTTTACATATGGACATTAATATACGAGAGTTGCTTCTCCTTTCATCAACAATATTTTTAAGATTAGactcttaaaaattttttttaaaaaaaaaaattcatggaaAATTTCAAAGCAGAGCAAACCAGGGCGATTGATATAGAAATACTTGGATAATTTTCCAACAATTCAAAGTTGAGCATGGGATATGCATGAAACATCTTTTCACACATAAAAGTTCTGGTATGTCACTTCCTTGGGAATATTTTTATGCGACAGAAAACATACAAGATTATGACTAGAAAAGTACTCAAAAGGGTATTTCTCAAGACTACTTAAAACACGCAATAAAATGTGTGATATACAAGTGTGAAAAGTAaaattactttgattttttctttgtgCAAGGGCATATGTGCATAGTGCACCCTTTGCTCCTTCCAGATGCAAATAGCAGGAGAAGAGCTTTGAAAGCAGATAGCCATAGAAAGATATTTCAAGAATCAGATCATGTGTTGGCTGACTGGCTCTTCAGGATTTAAGAAAATTAAGGTGGATAAAACACATCATCTTATGTATAGTCTATGTAATCCACGACCACGTGGTTTGGTTgaggaaaacaaaattaccttgATAACTAATATGTGTTGAATAAGTCAGCTATTCGGGCTTGAAAGGATTAACCAAGTcgaggaaagaaaaaatggaggaaatgaAGGTTTATTGGGGAAGATCGCAAGAAGCTTCAATATGAGATGCGAAGTGGGAAAAGTTGAACCTAAGGAAGACTTTGTAAGGATAAACATGAGCTTCTTGCACACTGAACCTCACAAAATCAAAGGTGATGATGAGCACAATATGAAATCATGGGTCAAATCGACTTTTGGGGCAGACAAAGCATAGCGTTACGAATTAGGATCATTTccggttcatttgaactggataatatccagctAGTTATattgaaagaatatttttatctcctcaaaaagtgaaagacaaaaattcccctctaatataactaactgaatattatccagttccAATGAACTGGAGATGATCGTGTTCCGTAGCATTACGTAAAGcaaaagaaatgctatttaatagactgttaGACATCAGCcataaatttttcatttttacaaGCTATTGCTGATCTAAAGActgattttcactaccacatcATCTCAGTTATATAGCATTCGTAGTAAAGCAAACTCACTCGTTCACATATCAGCATGGTCCTAAATCGAACCTTCTCCCCCCTTATCAAACGGCAGGGGGGGCCAATCTTAATGCAAGCAATTGAAGAATATAATCAATGGTAAAGCAAAATCATAGGATTCAATCTGTGAGAGAATAAATGTAGAACAAGATTCACTAAAAACAGTAATCAAGATTTTGTATACATACATATGATATCCGTCCTGTTTTAGCTCACCAATATATGCCAAAGCTTTTCCATCTCCaccaaaacaacaagaaatacaTTGATATCTCCTCCAGCATACCTGCCTATGTACACATACACCCTTGTTCTTCAACAAAAACAACTATTTGCTATTtaccaatatataatatttcgTACAAAATGCAATGCACTAAATACTAATacatatactatatatatattatattgaaTTCTAACGTATAATTTCACGTATGAGAGTAAGTAGCTCAGCAACTATGAACAAGTAACCAAACCATCTTGTGAAAGAAAGCAGCTTTCTTGATCCAATGTCTCCCTTACAGCCCGATAAAACTGCAACCACGAAGATGTATAAACATCCGCCGGCCCAAACAAAAATGTCGGATTGGGACTCGCCGGGCAAGCGCCGACCAAATCCAACACTGAAACAGCCGGTTTGAGCCGCTGGGGGAAATTAAACGCTAAATTGTCAACCTTGTGTTCGTAAATTTTGCCGTTTCGATCCAATTTATACCTGGACGTGCCCTGAAACTGCCCTTTGGCCTCCCATGGAACCCGGGGGACGCCCTTCAAGTTCCACCTTATCAAAATCACATTCTCTGAAGGTTGCCAAATCCTATATACCTCAAGTGAAATCTCGCGGAACAGAATTTTGCCATGAAATCTCAATGCCCAGAAGATCAATTTGTACTTTTCAATACCGCTAAACGTGTTCAACGGGTCTACAAATGTAATATCGTCCCTGAAAACAATcaaaatcccaattttttttttcagaaaccGAACACTAACCCTGGAAAATACAACAAACCCAGATGAGAAAATCAGAGAATATGAAACACCCAGAAGAGAAAATCACCTGTAAATATCATAACTGAGGTCCTTGGTGAATAGCAAAGGGAGGTCTTCACGGAGAGTCCGTACAGCAAGGCCAAGGTTGAGATAAAAATCGTCCTTCTGGTGGTTATCCTGCGCACCGGGAGGAGTGTTAACCTTAGCCACGCCCTGGAGTGGGGGAGGGGTTTGGAGGCCGGCGGTGGAGGCTGCAGAAGGCGAAGtgagggagaggggagagggAGAATCGGATTTTGATTGGGGGGAAAATGATTGGTGAATGAAGATTTTTTCCTTGGGTTTGTGatggagaagaagagagggagagatgtTGGGTAGAAGAAAA
This genomic interval from Corylus avellana chromosome ca3, CavTom2PMs-1.0 contains the following:
- the LOC132175322 gene encoding uncharacterized protein LOC132175322, producing MAFLLPNISPSLLLHHKPKEKIFIHQSFSPQSKSDSPSPLSLTSPSAASTAGLQTPPPLQGVAKVNTPPGAQDNHQKDDFYLNLGLAVRTLREDLPLLFTKDLSYDIYRDDITFVDPLNTFSGIEKYKLIFWALRFHGKILFREISLEVYRIWQPSENVILIRWNLKGVPRVPWEAKGQFQGTSRYKLDRNGKIYEHKVDNLAFNFPQRLKPAVSVLDLVGACPASPNPTFLFGPADVYTSSWLQFYRAVRETLDQESCFLSQDGLVTCS